One region of Micromonospora sediminicola genomic DNA includes:
- a CDS encoding Pycsar system effector family protein encodes MRDVQELPIMVPHPTPPVRLDRAVGELDAAITGVRAELARVDPKANGYLQVAGVLLGAGLAVLAGAGDQLGPLALAAAAATAVVVGAALVLLVLACRPRLDGDHGPLAYADADPYDVLNRHAGGDVDQDVDELLALARARELCWLSRTTRAKYVAIRRAVPLLLAGYAGAALTAAAAIGQW; translated from the coding sequence ATGCGAGACGTACAGGAGCTGCCCATCATGGTGCCCCATCCCACGCCGCCCGTCCGGCTCGACCGCGCGGTCGGCGAGCTGGACGCCGCTATCACCGGCGTACGCGCCGAGCTGGCCCGCGTCGACCCGAAGGCCAACGGCTACCTCCAGGTCGCCGGCGTGCTGCTCGGCGCCGGCCTGGCCGTGCTCGCCGGCGCCGGCGACCAGCTCGGCCCCCTCGCCCTGGCCGCCGCGGCGGCGACCGCCGTAGTGGTCGGCGCCGCCCTGGTGCTGCTGGTGCTGGCCTGCCGCCCCCGCCTGGACGGCGACCACGGCCCCCTCGCGTACGCCGACGCCGACCCGTACGACGTCCTCAACCGCCACGCCGGCGGCGACGTCGACCAGGACGTCGACGAGCTGCTCGCCCTCGCCCGCGCTCGCGAGCTGTGCTGGCTGTCCCGGACCACCCGCGCCAAGTACGTCGCGATCCGCCGCGCGGTGCCGCTGCTGCTCGCCGGCTACGCCGGCGCGGCCCTGACCGCCGCCGCGGCGATCGGCCAGTGGTGA